The Manis javanica isolate MJ-LG chromosome 6, MJ_LKY, whole genome shotgun sequence genome contains a region encoding:
- the GPR141 gene encoding probable G-protein coupled receptor 141: MVDHNNSSCDPIWTPHLTTLYCVVLIGGLLGIISILFLLVKMNTRSVTTTAVVNLVVVHSVFLLTVPFRLTYLIKHTWTFGLPFCKFVSAMLHIHMYLTFLFYVVILVIRYLIFFKRKDKVEFYRKLHAVAASTGLWVLVIVIVVPLVVSQYGTYKAYDKQHCFKFHEELDRAYVQVINYMIAIIFIAIAVILLVFQIFIIIPMVRKLRHSLLSHQEFWAQLKNLFFIGVIVICFVPYQFFRIYYLYSVAQSSDCNNNVTFYNEIFLSVTAISCFDLLLFVLGGSHWFKQKIIDLWNCLLCS; encoded by the coding sequence ATGGTTGACCACAATAATTCCTCCTGCGATCCAATATGGACACCCCATTTAACCACACTCTACTGTGTAGTGCTCATTGGAGGCCTACTGGGCATCATCTCCATTCTGTTCCTGCTGGTGAAAATGAACACCCGGTCTGTGACCACCACAGCCGTCGTTAACTTGGTGGTGGTCCACAGTGTTTTCCTGCTGACAGTGCCTTTTCGCTTGACCTACCTCATCAAGCACacttggacatttgggttgcccTTCTGTAAATTTGTGAGTGCCATGCTGCACATCCACATGTACCTTACTTTCCTGTTCTACGTGGTGATCCTGGTCATCAGGTACCTCATCTTCTTCAAGCGCAAAGACAAAGTGGAATTCTACAGAAAGCTGCATGCAGTGGCTGCCAGCACTGGCCTATGGGTGCTGGTGATTGTCATTGTGGTGCCCCTGGTTGTTTCTCAGTATGGAACTTACAAGGCTTATGATAAGCAGCACTGTTTTAAATTCCACGAAGAACTTGATCGTGCATATGTGCAAGTCATCAACTATATGATAGCCATTATTTTTATAGCCATTGCAGTGATTCTCTTGGTCTTCCAGATCTTTATCATTATTCCGATGGTGCGGAAGCTGCGCCACTCCCTACTATCCCATCAGGAGTTTTGGGCCCAATTGAAAAACCTATTTTTTATAGGAGTCATTGTAATTTGCTTCGTTCCCTACCAGTTCTTTAGGATCTATTACTTATACTCTGTGGCACAGTCAAGTGACTGCAACAACAATgttacattttataatgaaatattcttGAGTGTAACAGCAATTAGCTGCTTTGACTTGCTACTCTTTGTTCTTGGGGGAAGCCACTGGTTTAAGCAAAAGATAATTGACCTATGGAATTGCCTTTTGTGCAGTTAG